In Nicotiana tabacum cultivar K326 chromosome 11, ASM71507v2, whole genome shotgun sequence, a single window of DNA contains:
- the LOC107771514 gene encoding uncharacterized protein LOC107771514 encodes MARKMELEKQGKMDTIPFQFAAQETDPQQLDTWINPYSASIQGNIFQFQDLTDRGKRVAGNSSNYAYNVPFASSSQCGNISFPQIQNSSPYISAQSEQQNMVVDVQQNPTQAFGQSEAQVTFGESSSSSIMNFWNNLCNSTRPISGPLSTMSTQLNNSSQLELDYPHTNWNTLQYPSNINVSSHNNNHIIQNNDDYSSVQSDARGLNGCSYALEANIMENNQYFVERTQENDSWEWDDTVLNETFSVENFSILD; translated from the exons ATGGCTAGAAAA ATGGAATTGGAGAAACAAGGCAAGATGGACACTATACCATTTCAATTTGCTGCACAAGAAACAGATCCACAGCAGCTTGATACTTGGATTAATCCATACAG TGCAAGTATTCAAGGGAACATATTCCAATTTCAAGATTTGACAGACAGAGGAAAGAGAGTGGCAGGAAATTCAAGCAATTACGCATATAACGTTCCCTTTGCAAGTTCTTCACAGTGCGGAAATATATCATTTCCTCAAATTCAAAACTCATCGCCTTATATCTCAGCACAG AGCGAGCAACAAAACATGGTAGTAGATGTGCAACAGAATCCAACACAAGCATTTGGTCAATCAGAG GCACAAGTGACTTTTGGTGAAAGTAGTAGCAGCTCTATCATGAACTTTTGGAACAATCTTTGCAATTCTACAAG GCCTATCTCCGGTCCACTCTCCACCATGAGTACTCAATTAAATAATTCCTCTCAATTAGAGTTGGATTATCCCCATACAAATTGGAATACACTGCAATATCCAAGCAATATAAACGTTTCAAGTCATAACAACAATCACATCATTCAGAATAATGATGATTATTCTTCAGTTCAGAGTGATGCAAGAGGTCTTAATGGATGTAGCTATGCTTTGGAG GCGAATATCATGGAAAACAATCAATATTTTGTTGAAAGGACACAAGAGAATGATTCATGGGAATGGGATGACACTGTCCTCAACGAGACTTTCAGTGTGGAAAATTTCAGTATTTTGGATTGA
- the LOC142165831 gene encoding agamous-like MADS-box protein AGL104, which translates to MGRKIEMKKIEEITKRQVTFSKRRSSLIKKAEEIAVCCDVDVFFVAFSPSGRISKFCSQKSIEDMIHRYINLPVERRLTHIADVQEKVEKLRHLNHIKGDVSKIHFLEKQFVSLSILFHLINFLCH; encoded by the exons ATGGGTCGAAAAATTGAGATGAAGaaaatagaagagataacaaaacGTCAAGTCACATTCTCCAAGCGACGTAGTAGTTTAATTAAGAAGGCGGAAGAAATTGCTGTTTGTTGTGATGTTGATGTGTTTTTTGTCGCATTCTCTCCTTCTGGTCGAATAAGCAAATTCTGTAGTCAAAAAAG TATTGAAGACATGATTCatcgctatattaatcttccagTTGAAAGGAGATTGAC cCACATAGCGGATGTTCAG GAAAAGGTGGAAAAACTGAGGCACTTGAACCATATCAAGGGAGATGTTAGCAAGATTCACTTTCTTGAAAAACAGTTTGTTTCTCTTTCCATTCTCTTCCACTTGATTAATTTCTTGTGTCATTAA